TGTATAATTTTGGTCATGAATCCAGTGTTGATTCTATTTTCGCCGTCTATTTGCGACCAAATCTGGGTTACCTTTCCTCATCATTGCAACAAATTCATCATAGTTTATTCTCCCATCCTGTCATGGGACAAAACGATaactgatatatgatttttctcataaaaataaagtttattCTTTATATTCTCTTACATCTACACAATTAAGCATAATTTTCTCGTCATTTTCCGACTTTCTGAGAGGTAAATAAATCTTGACCTCAAAACTTGCTCCAGTGTGTAGCAGAGTCGCTGTCTACATAAGAGATTATTGAAGGGAAAAGAAACTTTTGGGAAAAGAAAACTTTACATTGTCTGTGTCTACTTCTGCAAGGATTTCTTTAATCGTTTTAGTATCGCCCATGTTGTATTCTTTCAGCGCATGCTCGAGTTCTTCCATCGTGATATACCTAATTTCAGAGGCAAGTATTAGAAAATTGTGAATGCTACTATCCAACACAATAAGCAGAAAGGTGGATGCAAGTGTTACCCGCTTTTGTCCTTGTCAAAATATTCGAAAGCTTTGTACAGATGGTCTTCCCTTTCGACTCGGTTCATGTGCATTGTCGCTGTTATAAATTCAATGTAATCTATTGTTCCATTTCCATCAACATCAGCCTGGAAACACACCTCATGAGTTCTAGCGGCCAAACCTTTCGAAAACTAATTGTCGTGATTGAAATCAAGAAGCATCTTACAATGTtcagaaattatgatatgtggcATTTTTACTGCAAGAAAATATACTGAAGAGAAGAAAATTGTCACAAAACTGCACCACCACAGATTCCATACCCAAAAATGTTGTCTGCAATCTTTTTCACGTACCACGAGAAAAATTTGAATGTGACCCCAAACTAATAGTGATAATAAGACTTAGCGCTACTGACAATAAAACTCAAATCTTTACAGCTATATAGCACATCCTAAACATCTCAATTGAATCATCATGCCACGGGCAGCTGAACAGAAAAACACGAAGTATTGCCAAAACAAACAATTCTCTATATCAGGATCAAATACCagttaaatgaacttagttggtCAACTAGAACTTCGTTGCATAGTTAAGTAGTAAGTTATAACGTTAGATTCAGTTAGTGGCTTTAACTCTAATAGCAATTTGAAACCGCAACATTTGTCACTTAACCAAAGTTTGTAGCTTTTAATAAAACCGAATCTTCAATCTTGAACAATTGTAAAGCACCTATGCCGACCAACTTTCAATAGTTATCACTCACAATGAGATAACATGACAAGTTAATCAACCGGCAACCCAAGAGTGAAGTTTATGGCCCTCTATATAGCTTTGATAAATAAAATCAGATGGGTACCGCTTCCATCAACTGTCTCGCTTCTGATTCAGAGAGTTTGGTACCCAGCTTTGGTAGACCAGCTTTTAGTTCTTCAAAAGTAATGGTTCCACTGTTATCCGTATCCATGGATTTGAACATCTCCTTCAAGCCAATGATTTCTTCTTCAGAAAGATTTTCTGCAATTACCTAGAAATTGCAGCGGCTTAGAATTAGTCGGAAGCACATAAAAGTGCAGTCTGGTATATGAAGGATATATTTTAACCTTGAGAGCTACTTTCTTGAGCTTATTCATCGCTCGGAACTGCTTCATTCTACTTAAAACAGCGATGTCAAGAGGCTTATCAGATGCATCTCCATCTTCTCTCATCCATGGATGGTCTGTAATTTTTAAAGTTGGACTTTGTTATATAAGTATGGGACCATTTTGATAATGATATGAAAGAACAATTAAACAGAAGGCTATCTTTTGCTTCATTTATCCCGAACAATTTCCATTTCTAGAGCTGAAACTAATCACTGCCATTTAATTTTTGTTCTATTccccaaaaaatatattttctcgtCATTTTCAAATCTCCAGACCTGATAATTACTTTTCAGCCACCTTATCATCATttccaaaaaatattatttaatgcctgctcaaaaaataaatttaaaaattttatggtaCTTAAAAGAGCAGACATATCGGATGTGATATTACTAGCCCTCACATTCAAACTGTGACATATAAAGTAAAAAGATGGCTcactgaaaaaaaaatcaaatatacaATATATTCTATAATTAATTTCCGATAACATATTTACAAATGTTACCAAAGATTTGTATGAATTTTTCTATATAGTCTATATTGCAAACTTTGAGCTCAATTCATGACTACGGtggatttcaaatatttcaaagaaaGAGATATACGAGTATTCATCATCTTATAGAACTTCGGTACAGATTATAATATGCGAGAAACGATGAAGAATAGCCTTggttcccatttccactgaaTAGACATTTTAACATTCTGAAGCAACAAAGAAAGACACTTACTTAAGACTTCAACTGCATTCAGCCTATCCTTAGGATCAGCTTGTAGCATCTTTTTCACAAGGTCCTTGGCGCTACTTGATATCAATGGCCAAGGTTCAGATACAAAATCAAGGTGACCATGCAAAACAGCTTCAAATATTCCCTTCTCGTTCTCTGAAGATACAATTGAAAACATCACCAACATATCACAAATAGACAGGAATTCCTGACAACAATCCTAATAGATGAATTAGCTTTGTGCTTCACTCGTCAGTCAAGCATTTCCATTCTGCGCCCTGTACCTTCAAATTTATGAGCCTATTTTAATAACTAAATAAAAAGTGGCTGAACATATATAAAAAACGATACCTCCCCAGAAGGGTGGAACTCCACTGAGTAAAATATAGAGTATCACTCCAGCACTCCAAATATCAGCCCCGGAGCCGTAATTTCGACGCAACACTTCAGGAGCCACATAGTACGCACTACCAACAAGATCCTTGAATACTTCTCCTGCAGTCGGTAGATAGTGAACATAGAATTTAGCATTTCCGAAATAAATTCAATAGAACTACTTTCGCGACAAATCTGTTTTGCCTTGGATACATGATTCAAAACATTAAGCAATAGAATATAAGAAGAGAATCTTTgtcaacaaaatatttaaacatttcgtataaattatttttaagtggTCTTTCGGTGTTTATTTGACTTATCCTCGATATGACCTGTGTTTATCCATGATCGAGACTATTCTTAAAACATTAAATTCAACGCTGGCTTTCTGTTTGCACAAGGAAGAAAAACCAAATAAGTGTCTACTTTCTATCTTAACTCCTGATCGATCAAGAAAATATGGAGAGCTACCTTTGTATTTAAATTTCAATCAAATTACGCCTAACCAATCGAATTTCCGAATTTTCATATGATAGTGCTAGTGTACATTTTTTTCTCGCATAACTAGTAATGATATGAAAGACCTAGGATTAAGCTCATGAAAACTAAGGTCAACGAATCACAAGCTAGCTCCAGGATAAAAAATTTTCCATTATTGCAATTGATTTCAACCACAGCATTGCTTAAACCACCCAAAAAGCTCTTTTCCCGTCAAAGAAGGTGAAATAGCTCAGTATGTAATCCTTCACAATTCTAAACTCGCAACATTTATCATCTGACTAGATAAAACACATTTCTCCATGCATAAACATCTTCATagacaaaaaaatatatcactTGGTCATAAAACACTACCTTGTTTGAAAAACACGGACAATCCAAAATCAGTGGCCTtgagcggtgaatcctcgaGAGTACTCAAAAACAAGAAATTCTCAGGTTTCAAATCCCTGTGCATAACCCCCATGGAATGACAGGCGTGCACCACGGTCACAATTTGCCTACAAAGCCCCGCCGCCGCGCGCTCCGAGTAATGTCCCTTAGCAATAATCCGATCAAAGAGCTCGCCGCCGCCACATAATTCCATCACCAAATGCACATTATGCCGATCTTCGAATACTTCTTTCAGCTCCACGATATTACGGTTCCCAGTAAGATGGTGCATGATCTGAACCTCACGGCGGACGTCGGCCACGTCATCTGCGTTCAGGAGCTTCCTTGTAGCGATCGATTTGCAGGCGTAGGTCAAGCGCGTGGCGCGATGTGTCACGAGATGGGTCACCCCGAATTGACCCCTGCCAAGTTCCCGGCCAAAAATATAGACGGAATGGATATCCGACATGGGTCGTCCGAGGACGCGGCCTGGTCCGGCGGGGAGGGGATGGCGAGGAGGTGGTGGCGCGTCCAAAGGCAGGACGGTGATGGCGGGATCTGCCCCGCCACCGTTCGCCGGGGCCGGTGGTGTGACGGTGGTGGTGTGAAGGCTGCTGCAGTTACCCATTGGGCCGGATTTACGTTGACTGAAAAGTCAAAACAATTCTCTAGCGAGAGAGATAGAGGTCCCCTAGCTTGAAGTTGGAACGATTTCACTGATGGTAACTTACGCTTGTTTACGGCTTTTTGTCTGAATATCTACGACGAAATGACTCTACTGCCCCCGCGTGATTGGCAAATCAATCCGTTGCTCGATTATTACTTTAACAAAAGGGGAAACTTCCATGGAATTCCCAAAATTTACATTAATCCAATTTtagctcaaaatttttaaacaatccATCACGTTTGTAGGGTGGTATTACTTTGGAATCTTCAAATCCACACCCACCTGTGACCTGTGGCATGTTAGCAAAAGGAAAAAGACGAACACCGCTGCGTTTGCCGGGAGTCGAACCCGGGTCTATTGCTTGGAAGGCAATTATCCTAACCGTTGGACTACAAACGCGACTTGCAACTGTCTCATTaagttaattatatatatatattaaacattagtttttttaaaagatgGAAATTACGATTATATTAAAACCGTATCATTCCAGTCGAAATTCTAATTTTACGTAAATTCAGTAAAGATCGTACTCAAACAACATAAGGTTCCACCAACAAATGAACTCGAGGACGGTCCCTTCTGGATTTGAATATTGACGTGGGTCAggcacattttttttaaaacagcaTTTTAAGGATACGACACTCCAAGGCATCCAATTCCAGCATTAGCATATGGTGAAGAACATAACGTTGTCTCAAAGCCATGCAACACATTTCTAACACGGTTTCAAAATATTACTAACAACGATTTTGCACTAGAGAAGCCCTTAATAGTGTGAAATTGCGACGTTAGACGTATATTACACTACAACACAGACGTGTCATTTCTGAAATAGATTAAATGTGAGAACTAGCAAGCTTTGGTTATGGAATTTGGAAGCTTCATCTGTGTGGTGCAAGAAATAACATGAAATTTGTGGTCTTATAGCTCATGTATTCAAAAGCTTGTTATAGATATGGTTGTCTATAAATTTTGTTctttgttttgaatttttatcGAAGTAAATTGTCATTATCTCAGCTCCAATATAGTGAGCTATCGGAAAAAATTCACAttctataaataaaaaaatttaacagaTATTTTATAGGGAAACGATTATgaagaataaacagtaaaatttTTAGATTCTAATTCTCTACTGACCATTCCACATTATTGTTAAGCATCTTTTATCCAAGGTTTCTGCCCCATTCTTTCTTCTATTATTGCTGTTTATTCTTTTTCCAATGTTTCAAATCTTGTCTGCTCATGCTTTTCTAATCCTACTTGCATCACCCACTCAGCCATATCCCTTCTTTAAATCGAATTTGCCTTGTCTCACTTGTTTCATCTTTTTTCCCCGTGCCTTAAAGATGGCAGCACCTCTATTTTAGCCGACGAAGATCAAGAACTAGAAAAAGAGAGTCGACTAAGAGTTAAAATTCAGAAGTGTTCGTATTTCTTCATTGGAGAATGAATGGCAAAAAGGGTAGTGTTGAAATCAAAATGACTCCCATTGGGAAAGATAAGATATCAGATTCTAACAGAAATTATGTAGACGGAGTTGACTTTTTTTTGTGCAAAAGCTTCATTTTGAGTGTTTGGGAATTCTGCAAAGAAGATGTTGATAGAGTAACATTTTCTCTTAAAGTCGGCCTCGCGGTTCTTGCTGTATCGCTCTTGATATTATGTCGAGATTCTTACAAAGTTTTTGGCACCAATATTATCTGGTCTATCCTAACTGTTGCCATCATGTTTGAATACACAGTCGGTGTGTATAACATTGCATAAAATCAgctcaaaagtttttcaaattttgttattttctgAGTACTTATTTGACCATATTCCATGCATTTTTTGACATGAATGCTAGGTGCCACATTTAACCGAGGATTCAACAGAGCACTGGGTAGTCTTCTGGCTGGAGTCATGGCTATAGCCGTTGCACATATTGCTTTAAGCACCGGCCAAGTTGCTGAACCAATCATAATTGGTTTTAGCATCTTCATTGTTGGCAAGTATTTTTCAACTCTTAATCCCCTTCGCCTGTCGCGGAGTATATTAGTCTAAGAAACGTTGTTTTAACATTTTGTAGGAACGGTAACATCATTCATGAGGTTATGGCCATCCTTAGTTCCATACGAGTATGGATTTCGAGTAATACTTTTCACCTACTGTTTGATCATCATTTCTGGTTATCGAATGGGAAGCCCGTTCAGAACAGCCATGGATCGGCTCTACTCTATCGCCATTGGAGTGATAGTAGCAGTATTAGTTAATCTGTTGATTTTTCCTATATGGGCTGGGGAACAGTTGCACAAAGAACTTGTCAACAACTTTGCCTCAGTTGCTGATGCACTTGAAGGTATTTCAAGTTATGAACCACCATATTTATGCATACATCCAAATAATGTGTGCGCGCGTACTTGCAACCTAAAATAGTAATGCCCATTAGTCGGGGACACCCAGGATTTTGGTGGAGTTCGGAAAATTACCTTTACTCACGTTTGTTAAGCCTGCCCTGTTATAAACAGAAGGTGTCAAGAATCcaactttttttttatatgaaacATATCATTAATGGTAAAAAGAGAGTTAAATTACAAGTACACTGGGCATAAGGGGAATCAAGAAATCAAATCCTTCCTAATACATTCATAAAAGAACATTAGCTACGTCCTACCAATTGTCAAGAATCCAACTTTTACTACTTGTTATTCGCtgtttgattaattttaatCGTTAATGCTTTGGGCATTCGTTGTATTTTAGAATGTGTTAGGAAATACTTAGAAGACGATGGATCAGAACAACCCGAGTTCACAAAGACTGTCATGGACGAGTTTCCAGATGAACCTGCCTATAGAAAATGCCGGTCAACTCTGAACTCGGCCTCACAATTTGAAACTTTGGTATTATATTTGATCAGATGATCTTTTGTGGATGGATGAGGTTAAAAGAAATATAATCAGCAAATGCTCACGATTTTTTCTGCATCTGTTTTCTATGACTATCTAGGCCAATTCTGCTAAATGGGAGCCACCACATGGAAGGTTCAATCACTTCTTTTATCCATGGTCTGAATACGTGAAAGTGGGTGCGGTCCTACGTACGCTATTGTGCATACGAGGTCATGGCACTTCACTGTGTGCTACACACTGAAATTCAGGTCTCAGAACATTCATCTATTGTAAATTTTCACAATGACGACATTCGAACATGATTGAGCTCGAGCCAAATCTATACAACACGAATTCCTAAAACCTAAAATATGTCTGAAACAGGCCTGCCATATATAAGAAACACAGATGATCATCATGTCAATGATTCTCCTTTAGTGgctttcctttttcttttgtttttgacGATACCTTTATTGGCTTTTGATGATGCACAAAAGCCGAAACATAAAATAAGGCCTTTCTAATTACCTACGAACATAAAGAATCAATTCGACAACAAAGGAATCAGATTAAAAAAAACGAATCAGTGGTAAGAATATATTCGGAAAAAGAGTAGAGATATAAATTTTGTAATACTTGGTAGGAAAAACCCAAATTTGGAGAACTTTACGCACAAACCGTAGTAAGAAGCTGtgacttttatgaaaatttcaTTATTAACACTAATAGCTAGATGATAATTGATAAGTTcgcgacaaaaaaaaaaaaaaaaatccttttTCTCATACATACTATTTTCTTTGTATCAGGCCCATTATAACCTTAGAATCACATTCCAAAAGGAGATCCAAGAAGCATCAAGC
This window of the Primulina tabacum isolate GXHZ01 chromosome 4, ASM2559414v2, whole genome shotgun sequence genome carries:
- the LOC142542910 gene encoding calcium-dependent protein kinase 1-like, with amino-acid sequence MGNCSSLHTTTVTPPAPANGGGADPAITVLPLDAPPPPRHPLPAGPGRVLGRPMSDIHSVYIFGRELGRGQFGVTHLVTHRATRLTYACKSIATRKLLNADDVADVRREVQIMHHLTGNRNIVELKEVFEDRHNVHLVMELCGGGELFDRIIAKGHYSERAAAGLCRQIVTVVHACHSMGVMHRDLKPENFLFLSTLEDSPLKATDFGLSVFFKQGEVFKDLVGSAYYVAPEVLRRNYGSGADIWSAGVILYILLSGVPPFWGENEKGIFEAVLHGHLDFVSEPWPLISSSAKDLVKKMLQADPKDRLNAVEVLNHPWMREDGDASDKPLDIAVLSRMKQFRAMNKLKKVALKVIAENLSEEEIIGLKEMFKSMDTDNSGTITFEELKAGLPKLGTKLSESEARQLMEAADVDGNGTIDYIEFITATMHMNRVEREDHLYKAFEYFDKDKSGYITMEELEHALKEYNMGDTKTIKEILAEVDTDNDGRINYDEFVAMMRKGNPDLVANRRRK